CGGCGGCAGAGGCCGGAGGCCGTGGGCGTGTAGGGCGTCGACGCCGGTGACGACGGTGCCCGGACCCGCGTAGACCAGGGCCGCGCGCACGCGCTGCGCCCTGGTCGGCGGGCCGGCGCCGAGCAGCAGCACCCCCGGTAGGATGCGCTGCCACGGCCCGCCGGGGCGGCACTTGAGGTCGATGACGTAGCCCGGCACGCCGGTGGCCATCAGGTCTTTGGTCTTGATCACTTGGTCCATGGGATCGATCTTCCGGGGGTTCCGGGGATCGGGCCATGGGCTGTGGGTGATCTGTGGATAAGTCGGCGAGCTGTGGACAACTCAGTCGGCGAAACCGGGCTGCCACTTGGCGACGATGGCCTTGGCCTGCACGTTCGCGTCGAGCTGGCAGAGGATGCCCGTCGCGCCGAGCGTGACCCTGTGGATAAGTAGGTACTCGGGAGGCAGGTTCAACCACCTTCCGGCCTGCGATTCCGGGTTCTGGAAATCGCTGACGCGCTCAGCCTCGCGCTGCAACCACTTGCGGGTGAAGTGGAACGACTCCGTCCGCAAGGGCTCCACGAACGGCCCCAGGTAGTTGATCAGTTCGTCGGGCTGCATCTCCGTCCCCGGACGGATGAACCGCTCTGCCCGGAACAGCTCCACCAAGTCCTCCGGCCGACCCTCCAGCGCCACCTTGGTGATCACGCCGAGCGTCTTGGGCAACCCCTGGGGCAGCCGCGCGACCGCGCCGAAGTCGATCACTCGCAGCCGTCCGTCCGAGCCGAGCATGAAGTTGCCCGGGTGCGGGTCGGCGTGCAGCAAACCGGCCCTGCTCGGCGCGGAGAAGTGGAACTCCGCCAACAACTGCCCGGCCAGGTCGCGTTCGTCCCGGTCGCCATCACGGATGATCTTCGACAGCAGCGTGCCGTCGATCCACTCGGTGACCATCACCTTCGGCGAGCTGGCCACCACCCGCGGCACCAGCACGCGGTCGTCACCATCGAACGCCTTGGCGAAGACCCGCTGGTTGTCCGCCTCGATCCGGTAGTCCAACTCCTCCAGGTAACGGTCGCGCAGCTCCTCCAGGAGCGGCTTGACCTCGACACCCGGCGCCATCATCTGAAAGACCCGGCTGAACCGCAGCAGCTGCTTCAGGTCGGCCTGCAACGCCTGGTCGGCACCGGGGTACTGCACCTTCACCGCGACTTCGCGGCCGTCGTGCCACACCGCCCGGTGCACCTGCCCGATGCTCGCGGACGCGGCGGGCGTGTCGTCGAACGACGAGAACCGCTTCGCCCACGCCGTGCCCAACTGCTCGGTCAGCACGCGGTGCACGGTGCGGGCCGGCATCGGCGGCGCCGACGTCTGGAGCTTGGTCAGCGCGTCGCGGTACGGACCGGCGAGCTCGTCCGGCACCGCGGCCTCGAACACGCTCAGGGCCTGGCCGAACTTCATCGCGCCGCCCTTGAGCTGCCCCAGCACCGCGAACACCTGTTCCGCGGTCTTCGCCGACATCTCGGCGCTGACCTCCTCGGAACTGCGTCCTGCAAGGCGCTTCCCCCAGCCGCCCACCACGCGGCCCGCCACCCCGAGGGGAAGGCTGGCCAGCTTGGCGGTGCGATGCGCTGCACTCCGTGGGATCTCGCTCACCCGGTGATTCTCCTCCCCGCCCGTTCGCGTGGTGGCTGTAACGCGCGCCACCCCCACAAAACCTACACAGGCCTCCCTGAGGGTGGATCACAGCGCGGAACGGCACTCGCAGCGCGGGTGCACAGGGGCCAACCGGTGCTCGACCAAACCGGTGAACGCGTCGACCTCCAGGGTCGCGTCCCAGGTCGGAGGCCTGGTCGGAGCCTCCTCCGAACGGTCCAGTGCCAGCAACGCCTGCCCGACCGCGACGCCCGCGGTGGCCGTGACGGTGGCCAGATCGGCGTGCTGCGGGCGGTCCACTAGTTGGGCGGCTATCAGCGGCCACGCCGGGTCGAGGTCGGCCTGGTGCCGGTCCGCGCACCTCAGGCAGCTGCTGCGGCCCGGCACCACCAGCGGCCCCACCACGCCCAACCCTTCGCGGACCCGAACAGCCAAGTGCGTGGTGCCGTCCGACGCGAGCTCGTGCAGCAACTCCGGGGCGGGCACCAACGCGTCGGCCAACACCACCAGATCCGTGCCGCGACCCACCGGCCGCACGGAGCCGCACGCGCGTTGGACCGCGTCCCGGGCGGCGTCTGCGCGCAACCGGCCGACGTCCGACTCGACGTAACCCGATCCAGTGTCCTCAGGCCCGACGCGTCCCCGCGCTATCACCCGAACGTGTGCCACGCCGGAGGCCGCCAGGAGCGCCGCGACGGTCACCGCGAGACGCCCCTCGCCGTGCACGACGACGGATCTGGCGGCACGGGCGGCGGGCAGCCGGACCGCCGAACGACGGGTGCGCAGCGCCCAGCCCGTCACCTCGGCGGTCAGCCGGGCGTGCGGCGCGGGCACCGATTCCTCGACCAGCCCGGCGCGCGCCAGACCGTGCAGGACGCCGGTGAACTCGGCTGCCTGGTCACCGTGACGGTCGAGGCGTTTTCGCAGGTCGGAAAGGGTGTGCTGGCCGGTGAGGCCGAGCAGCACGGAGGACATGGGCTCGGGCACGTCCTCGACCAGCATGGCGTGCCGGGGGTCGGTGCCGATCTGCACGACATCGTCCCGGCGGCGCAGCAGCGGCAGGCCGGGGAGAACCCTGGGGCGGTTGGGGAGATCCACACCGGCAGCCTGCCCACAGCCGCCGATCTGGCAAAACGCCTGTCCACAGGCTTACGGGTTGTCCACAGGAGAAGCGGAGGGCCTTGACGGGAGGCCGGGCATCTGCCGCCCGGCCACCCGTCGGGGTCAGACCTTCGCCTTGCCGAGGATCCGGGTCACCGTGGTTCCGCAGACCGGGCACTTGCCCTTGGCCATCCTGCGGTTGTTGCTCTCGTGCACCTCGCCCGTGAAGTCCCGCTTCTCACGGCACTTGACGCAGTAGCCGTTGTAGGTCTCGGCCACGGCTTCCTCCCTTGTTTCGAGAGTGCGGCGCGATCTGCGCCACACTCGGGGGTTGCGCTGCACGCTACCTCCGCAAACCCCGGTCCGCTGCACGCCGCGTCCAGCGTGTCCAGCCGCCTTTCGGTGGAACCTGCTCGTCCGTCCCTCCACACACCGCCGCTTGGCCGCCGCGAATTGTCGGTCTCTGGCCTTACCGTGAACGCCATGCCCGAACCGCAGGTGGAGGTGCGGCGCAGCGCCCGGCGCCGTCGCATGGTGAGCGCGTACCGCGAGGGGGACACGGTCGTCGTCCTGCTGCCGGCTCGTATGAGCAAGAGCGAGGAGAAGCACTGGGTGGCGGAGATGCTGAGCCGCCTCCAGCGCAGCGAGACCCGCAGGCGTTCGCCCACGCGCACGTCCGACGCGGCGTTGCTGGCCAGGTGCGAGGAGCTTGCGGACCGGTACCTGAACGGCGTGCAGCCGAGCAGCGTGCGGTGGGTGCCGCCGATGCGCACGAGGTGGGCGTCGTGCACGCCCAGTGAGGGCACCATCCGGATCAGCGAACGCCTGCGTGACGTGCCCGCCTGGGTGCTCGACTACGTGCTGGTGCACGAGTTGGCGCACCTCGAGGTGCCCGGCCACGGCAAGGACTTCTGGCTGCTCGTGCAGCGGTACCCGAAGGCCGAGCGGGCCATCGGGTACCTGGAGGGCATCTCGGCCGCGGCGGGCCTGGGCATCATCGAGGAGGACTAGCGGGCACGACCAGCACACCGCGCGGTGAGGGCACCGCGCGGTGCCGGACCGGACGGCCCGCGCGTTCTGAGCGTTGAACTCAGGGGTCCTGAACGTAGGACTCGCGTGTTCTGAACGTAGGACTCGCGGGTTTAGGCGTCCTTGCCCTTGTCCTCGTCAGAGTCCGAGGCTGAGGGCTTGTCGGAGTCCGCGGGCTTGTCGGGCTGGTCGTCGGACTTCTCGCGGAGGGTGCGTTCCAGCTCCGCCATCGGGTCCTCCAGCGCCTTGCGCGTCTTGCCGAACCGCTCGGCGAACTCCATCGGGTCGTCCAGGTCCTCGGCCGTGGGCACGAGGTCGGGGTGGTCCCAGACGCTGTCGCGCTGCTCCATCCCGTGCTGGTCGCCGAGCAGCTTCCACAGCGCCGCAGCCGACCGGTGCCGGCGCGGACGCAGCTCCAACCCGACCAGCGTGGCGAACGTCTGCTCGGCCGGACCACCGGACGCCCGCCGCCTGCGCAACGTCTCGCGCAGCGCCTCGGCGCCGGGCAGCCGCTCGCCGACCGCCTCGTTCACGACCACGTCCACCCAGCCCTCGACCAGGGCCAGCAACGTCTCCAGCTTGGTCAGCGCGGCCTTCTGCTCGGGCGTGGTCTGGGGTTCGAGCATCCCCGACTTCATCGCCTCTTCGATGCTCGCCGGGTTCGCCGGGTCGATCTGACCGGCCAGCTCCTCCAGCGCGGACGTGTCGACCGTGATGCCGCGGGCGAACTCCTCGACCGTGTCCAGCAGCCGCTGCCGCAGCCACGGCACGTGGCTGAACAGCCGCTGGTGCGCCGCCTCACGGGCGGCCAGGAACACCAGCACCTCGCTGGCCGGCCGCTCCAGGCCCTCGGTGAACTTCTCGATGTTCTCGGGCAGCAGCGCCGCCGTGCCCTCGGGCCCCAGCGGCAACCCCACGTCGGTCGACGTCAGCACCTCGGCGCCGAGCTGCGCCAGCGCGCCGCCCAGCTGGGAGCCGAACGCCATGCCGCCCATCTGCCCGAGCATCGACAGCAGCGGGCCGGCGGCTTCCTTGGCCTCGGCCGGCATCGCCTCGACCCACGCGCCGGACACGCGCTGCGCCACCGGGTCGCACAGCCGCTGCCACGTCGGCAGCGTGCGCTCCACCCAGTCGCGCGCGCTCCAGCCCTGGGCCGTGCGCGCGCCCGCGGGCAGCGCCGTCACCGGGTCGAGCCACATCTCCGCCAGGTGCACGGCGTCGACCACCGCGCTGTTCTGGTCCGGGCCGAACCCGGTGGTCGGGCCGCCCTTGCCGGCGAGCTGCTGGAGCGCGATCTGCTTCGCGAGGTCGTAGTTGACCGGCCCGGACGACGTGCCCGCATTGCTGAACATCGCACCGAGCTGGCTCAGCATCGCGCCGAGCTGGTTGAAGTCGAAGGGGTTGTCCCCTTGGTCTCCTGGTTTGCGGTTGCGGTCGTCGGGGTCCTGCGGGCCGAACCCGAAGGGCTGGTCACTCATACCTCCACGGTACGCGGGACGCCGCCCGGAGGAGGAGCCGACAATCCGAACACAGGCGTGCGGGACCGGTTCGCCGGTAGCGGAACGCCGGGGTCGTACCCTGTCGTGCGTGACCGAAGGCACCGACACCGTCGTGGACCAGGCACCAACACCACCGCACGCGCCCCGGCGTGGCCTGACCCGGCGGACGTGGACCCTCGTGGTCAGCCTCCTGGTCGTGCTGGCGCTCGGCCTTCTCGGCGGGTTCGCCCGGGTGCCTTACGTGGCGCTCGGCCCCGGACCGACCTACGACACGTTGGGCCAGGTCAACGGCGGTGACGTGGTGTCGGTCGACGGGCAGCAGACGTTCCCGACCGGTGGTCGGCTCACCATGACGACCGTGTCCCTCACCGACGACGTGTCGCTGTTCGGCGCGCTCGGCCTGTGGGTCAGCGGCCGGTACGCGCTGGCGCCGCGCGAGGAGTTCTTCCGGCCCGGCGAGTCCGAGCAGCAGGTCCGCGACCAGAACGTGAAGGCGTTCCAGGACTCGCAGACCAGCGCCGAGGTCGCCGCGCTGCGCTACCTCGACTACCCGATGAAGGTCGTCGCCGCCGAGATCACCAACGACACCGCGGCGGACGACGTGCTCAAGCCGAACGACCGGCTGCTGGAGGTCAACGGCAAGCAGATCGGCAGCGCCGACGACGTGCGCTCGTCGCTGGAGAGCACCAAGCCGGGCGACCAGATCGCGTTGACCTTCGAGCGCGATTCCGAGCGCAAGACCGCGACCGTCACGCTCGGCCGGACCGAGGGCCGCGAGACCGGCTTCCTCGGCGTGCTGCCGCTGGACCGCGCGGACGTGCCGTTCGAGATCAAGATCAGCCTGACGGACGTCGGCGGCCCGTCCGCGGGTCTGCTGTTCGCGTTGTCGATCGTCGACAAGCTGACCCCCGGCGAGCTGAACGGCGGCCAGTCCGTCGCGGGCACCGGCGAGATCAACGACAAGGGCGAGGTCGGCCGCATCGGCGGCATCGGGTTCAAGATGGTCGCCGCCCGCGAGGACGGCGCCACCGTGTTCCTGGTGCCGGCCGGCAACTGCGACGAGGCCAAGCAGCACGCCCCCAAGGACCTGCGCCTGGTCAAGGTCGACAAGCTGGACGACGCCGTGACGTCCCTGGAATCACTCAGCAAGGGTGGCGAAGCCCCCAGCTGTTAGCCGAGCCTTGGCTGTCAGGCGCGCAAGGTCTCAAGCAGGGCGTGGGTGAGGTTCGGGGCGAGTTCGGGGTGCTCCACGACTTCCTCGGGCACCTCCACGCTGCCCCGCAGCCGCAGGACGCACGCCGCCGAGCCGTCCCGCAGCACGGCCGCCACCAGCCGGGCCTCCCGACGCTGGGGGTGCTCGGCGGCGAACCGGCGGGCCTCCTCGTCGTCCAGCTCCTCCGCGGTCAGCTGGGCCTCCGCGTCCGGCGGCAGCACGACGATCTCCTGCGCCAACGCGCACCCGTGCACCAGGTCGGGCCACACGATCCCGGCCAACGCCCGGTCCAGCTCGGAATCCGGCAGCGAGTCCTGGGCGATCGGCGTCAGCGGTGACGCGTCGGGATCGAGCTGACCCGCGAGCTCCGGCTGCCGCACCAGCAGCTCCGCGGTCGGGACCAGCGCGAACAACTGCATCGGCTGGTTCCACCCGGCGGTGGACACGAACTCCTCGACCTCGCGGGCGACAGCGGGCAGCACCACGGGCGGCGTTTCACTGGCTGACACGTGCGCCATCGTCGCATCACCGCCCTCGGACCGGGCAATCAGATCCGGGCAATCGGCCGCGAAGGGAAGCCCGACGGGGAACCCTCAGCGGCCTCCGTAGAGTTGGACAGAACGTACGAACGCCACTACCGCGATCCAGGAGCGTGCCCCGTGGCCACACGGCCCCCGGTCGGACTGCCCAGGCTGTCCCGTCGCAGCCGCATACTGCTCATCGTCGGTGCGGTGGTCCTGGTCGGTCTGATCACCGGCTCAAGGCTGCTCGGCACCTACGTCAACTGGCTCTGGTTCGGTGAGGTCGGCTTCCGCAGTGTTTACGCCACGGTGTTGGGCACCCGCTTCGGGTTGTTCTTCGCCGCCGGCCTGCTGGTGGGCGGCCTCCTCGCGATCAACCTGATCATCGCCTACCGCACCCGGCCGGTCTTCGTGCCGGTGTCCGGGCCGGACGACCCGGTGGCCCGCTACCGAGCGGTCGTCGGCAAGCGGATCAAGCTGTTCTCGATCGGCCTGCCGGTGCTCGTCGGCCTGATCGCCGGCACCTCGGCGCAGGCCGACTGGCAGTTGCTCCAGCTGTTCCTCAACGCCACCCCGTTCGGCGTGAACGACCCCGAGTTCGGTCACGACATCGGCTTCTACGCCTTCGAGCTGCCGTTCTACACGTGGATCATGGGGTGGCTGTTCATCGCCACGGCGGTCTCGTTCGTCGGCGCGGTCGTGTCGCACTACCTGTTCGGCGGCATCCGGCTGGCCGGCCGCGGCGGGCAGCTCTCCGGGCCCTCGCGCACCCACCTGGCGATCGTGGCCGGCGTGTTCATCCTGCTCAAGGCGGTCGCGTACTTCTTGGACCGGTACACGCTGCTGTTCTCCGACCGCAACGACAAGTTCAACGGCGCGAGCTACACCGACCTCAACGCGGTGCTGCCCGCCAAGCTGATCCTGCTGTTCATCGCGGTCTTCTGCGCCATCGCGTTCTTCGCGGGCGCGGTGTTGCGGAACCTCCAGCTGCCCGCGATCGCGACCGTGCTGCTGGTGCTGTCGAGCATCCTGGTCGGCGCGGCGTGGCCCGCGGTGCTGGAGCAGTTCTCGGTGAAGCCCAACGCCATCGAGAAGGAAGCCGAACCGATCGACCGGAGCATCAAGGCCACCCGACAAGCGTTCGGGCTGACCGATGACAAGGTCGAGAGCAAGCCGTACGCGGGCAAGCAGAACGTCTCGCTGGACGAGCTGAAGAACGACCAGGCGACGCTGGGCAACGTCCGGCTGCTCGACCCGGCCGTCATCTCCAAGACGTTCACCCAGTTCCAGCAGCTGCGGCCGTTCTACGGGTTCCCGGACAAGCTGGACGTCGACCGGTACAAGGTGAACGACCAGCTCCAGGACTACATCGTCGCGGTCCGCGAGCTGAACACCGCGGGCATCCCGTCCGGCCAGCGCGACTGGATCAACCAGCACCTCATCTACACCCACGGCAACGGCATGGTGTTCGCCGAGG
This is a stretch of genomic DNA from Saccharothrix ecbatanensis. It encodes these proteins:
- a CDS encoding ABC1 kinase family protein, producing the protein MSEIPRSAAHRTAKLASLPLGVAGRVVGGWGKRLAGRSSEEVSAEMSAKTAEQVFAVLGQLKGGAMKFGQALSVFEAAVPDELAGPYRDALTKLQTSAPPMPARTVHRVLTEQLGTAWAKRFSSFDDTPAASASIGQVHRAVWHDGREVAVKVQYPGADQALQADLKQLLRFSRVFQMMAPGVEVKPLLEELRDRYLEELDYRIEADNQRVFAKAFDGDDRVLVPRVVASSPKVMVTEWIDGTLLSKIIRDGDRDERDLAGQLLAEFHFSAPSRAGLLHADPHPGNFMLGSDGRLRVIDFGAVARLPQGLPKTLGVITKVALEGRPEDLVELFRAERFIRPGTEMQPDELINYLGPFVEPLRTESFHFTRKWLQREAERVSDFQNPESQAGRWLNLPPEYLLIHRVTLGATGILCQLDANVQAKAIVAKWQPGFAD
- a CDS encoding ThiF family adenylyltransferase, encoding MDLPNRPRVLPGLPLLRRRDDVVQIGTDPRHAMLVEDVPEPMSSVLLGLTGQHTLSDLRKRLDRHGDQAAEFTGVLHGLARAGLVEESVPAPHARLTAEVTGWALRTRRSAVRLPAARAARSVVVHGEGRLAVTVAALLAASGVAHVRVIARGRVGPEDTGSGYVESDVGRLRADAARDAVQRACGSVRPVGRGTDLVVLADALVPAPELLHELASDGTTHLAVRVREGLGVVGPLVVPGRSSCLRCADRHQADLDPAWPLIAAQLVDRPQHADLATVTATAGVAVGQALLALDRSEEAPTRPPTWDATLEVDAFTGLVEHRLAPVHPRCECRSAL
- a CDS encoding DUF5679 domain-containing protein, with translation MAETYNGYCVKCREKRDFTGEVHESNNRRMAKGKCPVCGTTVTRILGKAKV
- a CDS encoding M48 metallopeptidase family protein; translated protein: MPEPQVEVRRSARRRRMVSAYREGDTVVVLLPARMSKSEEKHWVAEMLSRLQRSETRRRSPTRTSDAALLARCEELADRYLNGVQPSSVRWVPPMRTRWASCTPSEGTIRISERLRDVPAWVLDYVLVHELAHLEVPGHGKDFWLLVQRYPKAERAIGYLEGISAAAGLGIIEED
- a CDS encoding zinc-dependent metalloprotease, which codes for MSDQPFGFGPQDPDDRNRKPGDQGDNPFDFNQLGAMLSQLGAMFSNAGTSSGPVNYDLAKQIALQQLAGKGGPTTGFGPDQNSAVVDAVHLAEMWLDPVTALPAGARTAQGWSARDWVERTLPTWQRLCDPVAQRVSGAWVEAMPAEAKEAAGPLLSMLGQMGGMAFGSQLGGALAQLGAEVLTSTDVGLPLGPEGTAALLPENIEKFTEGLERPASEVLVFLAAREAAHQRLFSHVPWLRQRLLDTVEEFARGITVDTSALEELAGQIDPANPASIEEAMKSGMLEPQTTPEQKAALTKLETLLALVEGWVDVVVNEAVGERLPGAEALRETLRRRRASGGPAEQTFATLVGLELRPRRHRSAAALWKLLGDQHGMEQRDSVWDHPDLVPTAEDLDDPMEFAERFGKTRKALEDPMAELERTLREKSDDQPDKPADSDKPSASDSDEDKGKDA
- a CDS encoding YlbL family protein, encoding MTEGTDTVVDQAPTPPHAPRRGLTRRTWTLVVSLLVVLALGLLGGFARVPYVALGPGPTYDTLGQVNGGDVVSVDGQQTFPTGGRLTMTTVSLTDDVSLFGALGLWVSGRYALAPREEFFRPGESEQQVRDQNVKAFQDSQTSAEVAALRYLDYPMKVVAAEITNDTAADDVLKPNDRLLEVNGKQIGSADDVRSSLESTKPGDQIALTFERDSERKTATVTLGRTEGRETGFLGVLPLDRADVPFEIKISLTDVGGPSAGLLFALSIVDKLTPGELNGGQSVAGTGEINDKGEVGRIGGIGFKMVAAREDGATVFLVPAGNCDEAKQHAPKDLRLVKVDKLDDAVTSLESLSKGGEAPSC
- a CDS encoding PPA1309 family protein, coding for MAHVSASETPPVVLPAVAREVEEFVSTAGWNQPMQLFALVPTAELLVRQPELAGQLDPDASPLTPIAQDSLPDSELDRALAGIVWPDLVHGCALAQEIVVLPPDAEAQLTAEELDDEEARRFAAEHPQRREARLVAAVLRDGSAACVLRLRGSVEVPEEVVEHPELAPNLTHALLETLRA